In Anser cygnoides isolate HZ-2024a breed goose chromosome Z, Taihu_goose_T2T_genome, whole genome shotgun sequence, a genomic segment contains:
- the LHFPL2 gene encoding LHFPL tetraspan subfamily member 2 protein isoform X2 yields MCHVIVTCRSMLWTLLSIVVAFAELIAFMSADWLIGKAKPLSSEDMDNRTGGSQEPYHPTLGIYGRCTRISHMQLSRRDTLCGPYAENFNEIASGFWQATAIFLAMGILILCAVAFVSVFTMCVQSIMKKSIFNVCGLLQGIAGLFLILGLILYPAGWGCQKAISYCGHYASAYKLGDCSLGWAFYTAIGGTILTFICAVFSAQAEIATSSDKVQEEIEEGKNLICLL; encoded by the exons ATGTGTCATGTCATTGTAACGTGTCGGTCGATGCTGTGGACTCTTCTGAGTATTGTGGTGGCTTTTGCAGAGCTCATTGCTTTCATGAGTGCGGACTGGCTGATCGGCAAAGCCAAGCCACTGAGCTCCGAGGACATGGACAACAGAACAGGAGGATCACAGGAGCCCTACCATCCAACGCTGGGCATCTACGGGCGCTGCACACGAATCTCCCACATGCAGCTTTCTAGACGAGACACGCTTTGTGGTCCTTACGCCGAAAACTTCAATGAGATTGCCAGTGGGTTCTGGCAGGCGACCGCTATTTTCCTAGCTATGGGAATTCTGATCCTCTGTGCCGTAGCATTTGTGTCTGTCTTTACTATGTGTGTGCAGAGTATtatgaagaaaagtatttttaatgtctgtggACTGCTACAAGGGATTGCAG GCCTCTTCCTTATCTTAGGCTTGATACTTTACCCTGCAGGTTGGGGATGCCAGAAAGCAATAAGCTATTGTGGACATTACGCTTCTGCTTACAAACTAGGAGACTGCTCCCTGGGCTGGGCTTTCTACACTGCTATTGGTGGCACTATTCTGACGTTCATCTGTGCGGTCTTCTCGGCGCAAGCTGAAATTGCTACATCCAGTGACAAAGTGcaagaagaaatagaagaaggaaaaaaccttATCTGCCTCCTTTAA